A DNA window from Camelina sativa cultivar DH55 chromosome 17, Cs, whole genome shotgun sequence contains the following coding sequences:
- the LOC104758799 gene encoding probable calcium-binding protein CML32: MSIAQVFERVDKNKDGKISWDQFVSFTLSVTSEELEDMFRVLDMDGDGQIDAQEFASGLVQEKDNEETVLKQAFNLYDMDGDGKISASEIHVVLTCLGGNHTMEECVVMVQALDADGDGFVDFEEFKTMMISN; this comes from the coding sequence atgtctATTGCACAGGTCTTTGAGAGAGTTGACAAGAATAAAGATGGGAAAATCTCATGGGACCAATTCGTCTCTTTTACTCTTTCAGTAACATCTGAAGAACTTGAAGATATGTTTAGAGTGCTTGACATGGATGGTGATGGTCAAATTGACGCTCAGGAATTTGCTTCGGGTTTGGTGCAAGAAAAGGATAATGAAGAAACTGTTCTCAAACAAGCTTTTAATTTGTATGATATGGATGGTGACGGGAAGATATCAGCGAGTGAGATTCATGTTGTGTTGACATGTCTAGGAGGAAATCATACAATGGAAGAATGTGTTGTGATGGTTCAAGCTCTTGATGCAGACGGTGATGGTTTTGTGGATTTTGAAGAGTTTAAAACTATGATGATTTCCAACTAA
- the LOC104758802 gene encoding proline--tRNA ligase, cytoplasmic-like, producing NQWCNVVRWEFSNPTPFIRSREFLWQEGHTAFATKEEADAEVLQVLELYRRIYEDYLAVPIVKGMKSENEKFAGGLYTTSIEAFIPNTGRGVQGATSHCLGQNFAKMFEINYENEKGETAMVWQNSWAYTTRTIGVMIMTHGDDKGLILPPKIAPVQVVVIPVPYKDANTQGIFDACIATVSALSEAGIRAEEDLRDNYSPGWKYSNWEMKGVPLRIEIGPRDLENDQVSQNCGRDNGVKEDIPRGGLVEHVKELLVKIQENMFEVAKQKREACVEVVKTWDEFSNALKEKKLILAPWCDEKEVEIDVKQRTKGETGAAKTLCSPFDQPELPEGTLCFASGKPAKKWTYWGRSY from the exons aaCCAATGGTGCAATGTTGTTAGATGGGAGTTCAGCAACCCAACCCCATTTATCCG GAGCCGTGAGTTCCTTTGGCAGGAAGGACACACTGCATTCGccacaaaagaagaagcagatgcAGAG GTCCTTCAAGTTTTGGAGCTTTACCGTCGCATATATGAAGATTATCTCGCAGTCCCGATTGTGAAAGGTATGAAGAGTGAAAATGAGAAGTTTGCTGGGGGACTGTACACTACAAGTATTGAG GCTTTCATTCCCAACACTGGTCGTGGTGTACAAGGTGCAACCTCTCATTGTTTGGGTCAAAACTTTGCAAAGATGTTTGAGATCAACTATGAGAATGAGAAAGGAGAGACAGCAATGGTGTGGCAGAATTCATGGGCCTACACTACTAGGACG ATTGGAGTGATGATTATGACTCATGGAGATGACAAAGGCCTGATACTCCCTCCTAAAATCGCACCTGTGCAAGTTGTTGTGATCCCTGTGCCCTACAAAGATGCTAATACGCAAGGAATTTTCGATGCTTGTATTGCTACTGTATCTGCCTTGTCTGAAGCCGGGATTCGTGCTGAAGAAGATTTAAGGGACAACTACTCTCCTGGATGGAAGTATTCAAACTGGGAAATGAAGGGTGTTCCTTTGAGAATTGAGATTGGACCCAGAGATCTGGAAAATGATCAGGTCA GTCAGAACTGTGGACGTGACAACGGAGTGAAGGAAGATATCCCAAGAGGTGGCTTAGTCGAACATGTTAAGGAACTGCTTGTGAAGATCCAGGAAAACATGTTTGAAGTTGCAAAACAAAAGAGGGAAGCATGTGTTGAAGTGGTTAAGACTTGGGATGAGTTTAGCAATGCTCTTAAGGAGAAGAAACTCATCTTAGCTCCCTGGTGTGATGAAAAG GAAGTGGAGATAGACGTTAAGCAACGTACTAAAGGTGAAACTGGAGCAGCTAAAACCCTATGTTCTCCATTTGATCAGCCAGAACTCCCTGAAG GTACTCTCTGCTTTGCTTCAGGAAAGCCTGCCAAGAAATGGACTTATTGGGGCAGGAGTTACTAG
- the LOC104758803 gene encoding E3 ubiquitin-protein ligase BRE1-like 2, whose protein sequence is MENQESDEPMQKKPHLMDSVSPTSMARNSSPSHPIAKSVDATVLQLQNQKLVQQLDLQKKHLYDVETKIQELHINQTSYDDELISVNRLWNQLVDDLILLGVRAGANHEALNYLDIVDKKRGSVPPCPADETFLCRLLQVDSLDTRNGDEVVRKVEEALALRHSSTMELMGLFENTIATQRAKAESISQNLHAVKSAEDATIQLSNINDLMKEEAKNLREIIDALHVRHKEHTEQIQTYISSHSTDQSELKHLKGQLEEIKAELEENRRKLINLKMQKDAACEGYVTSPAIANGSLSPEKPVDKKKLRELKESIDEIKIMAEGRLSELQAAQEYNLSLSRQCQDIENELKDDQYIYSSRLYSLIKDQLHHWNAELDRYKILTEAIQAERSFVMRREKELNLRAESLEAANHKITIVGSRIEVLEQKLQSCIVEKNGLELETEEAIQDSERQDIKSEFITMASTLSKEMEMMETQLKRWKDTANDALYMREQAQSLRVSLSNKADEQKGIEDKCAEQMAEIKSLKALIEKLLKEKLELQNLASICTRECNDERGLAEIKESQRKAQAQAEELKYVLDEHFLELRVKAAHETETACQERLATAKAEIAELRTQLDLSEREVLELKEGIKVKEQEAEACIAEMETIGQAYEDMQTQNQNLLQQVAERDDYNIKLVSESVKTKHAYNTHLSEKQAMEKQLQQVNASVETLKARITHNEEQMKGCFSEAYKLIQEDRHLAISLETTKWEVADADKEFRWLKSAVSSSEKEYEQISRRTNDIKHELDDERREKKKLEEELMELNKELEELGSESVEAAIVRLQEEVKNCKNILKCGVCFDRPKEVVIVKCYHLFCQQCIQRSLEIRHRKCPGCGTAFGQSDVRLVKM, encoded by the exons ATGGAGAATCAGGAATCGGACGAGCCGATGCAGAAGAAGCCTCATCTTATGGACTCCGTTTCTCCGACTTCCATGGCCCGTAATTCCTCACCTTCTCATCCCATCGCTAAaagt GTTGATGCCACCGTTCTACAGCTTCAGAATCAGAAACTGGTCCAGCAATTAGACCTTCAGAAGAAACACCTCTACGATGTTGAAACCAAGATCCAAGAGTTGCATATCAACCAAACATCTTATGATGATGAACTTATCTCAGTTAACCGGCTTTGGAATCAG TTGGTGGATGATCTGATATTGCTTGGAGTTCGTGCCGGGGCTAATCATGAGGCTCTAAACTACTTGGACATTGTAGATAAAAAGCGAG GTTCAGTTCCGCCATGCCCTGCTGATGAAACGTTTCTGTGTAGACTTCTGCAAGTAGATTCCTTAGATACTAGAAATGGTGATGAGGTAGTAAGGAAGGTTGAAGAAGCTCTTGCTTTGCGCCACTCCTCTACTATGGAGTTGATGGGACTCTTTGAAAACACCATTGCTACACAGAGGGCGAAAGCTGAAAGCATATCACAAAATTTACATGCTGTGAAATCGGCAGAAG atgcCACCATCCAGTTGTCTAACATTAATGATTTGATGAAAGAGGAGGCCAAAAACTTGCGTGAGATAATTGATGCTTTGCATGTGAGGCACAAAGAACATACCGAGCAAATTCAGACATACATAAGCAGCCATTCAACAGATCAATCCGAGCTTAAACACCTCAAag GTCAACTGGAAGAAATCAAAGCTGAGCTtgaagaaaatagaagaaaattgaTAAATCTGAAAATGCAGAAGGATGCTGCATGTGAAGGTTATGTAACATCACCAGCAATAGCTAATGGAAGTCTTTCTCCTGAGAAGCCAGTAGATAAGAAAAAGTTGCGTGAATTGAAGGAATCAATTGATGAAATAAAG ATAATGGCAGAAGGTCGTCTGTCTGAGCTTCAAGCCGCACAAGAGTATAACCTTTCCCTGTCAAGACAATGTCAAGATATTGAG AATGAGCTAAAGGATGACCAGTATATATACTCGTCTAGACTGTATAGTTTGATCAAAGATCAACTTCATCACTGGAATGCTGAACTGGACCGGTATAAAATTCTGACTGAGGCTATTCAG GCTGAAAGGTCATTTGTAATGAGACGGGAGAAGGAACTAAATCTGAGGGCAGAATCCCTTGAGGCGGCTAACCATAAGATTACCATTGTTGGTTCTAGAATTGAAGTGCTGGAACAGAAGTTGCAGAGTTGTATAGTTGAAAAGAATGGATTAGAGCTTGAAACGGAAGAAGCTATTCAAGATTCTG AGCGGCAAGATATTAAAAGTGAGTTTATTACAATGGCATCAACCTTATCTAAGGAGATGGAAATGATGGAAACACAGCTAAAACGGTGGAAAGACACTGCAAATGATGCTCTTTACATGCGTGAACAAGCTCAGTCGCTGAGAGTTTCCTTAAGTAACAAG GCAGACGAACAGAAAGGTATAGAGGATAAATGTGCCGAACAGATGGCCGAAATTAAATCTCTCAAGGCTTTA ATTGAGAAACTTCTGAAAGAAAAATTGGAGCTGCAAAATCTAGCAAGCATCTGTACTCGTGAGTGTAATGATGAAAG AGGATTGGCAGAAATCAAGGAATCACAACGGAAAGCCCAAGCTCAGGCTGAAGAGCTGAAATACGTTTTAGATGAACACTTTCTTGAATTGAGAGTGAAAGCGGCTCATGAGACGGAAACTGCTTGCCAAGAAAGGCTTGCTACCGCGAAGGCTGAAATTGCTGAATTGAGGACTCAGTTAGATCTTTCTGAGAG GGAGGTTTTGGAACTTAAGGAGGGAATTAAAGTTAAAGAGCAGGAGGCAGAGGCATGCATTGCTGAAATGGAG ACTATCGGTCAAGCCTATGAAGACATGCagacacaaaaccaaaatttgttgCAGCAGGTGGCTGAGCGGGATGATTATAATATCAAG CTTGTTTCCGAGAGTGTCAAGACAAAGCATGCTTACAACACTCACTTATCTGAGAAGCAAGCAATGGAAAAGCAGCTACAACAAGTTAATGCATCAGTAGAGACTCTAAAAGCAAGGATTACACATAATGAGGAACAG ATGAAAGGCTGTTTTTCTGAGGCTTATAAATTGATTCAAGAAGATCGTCACCTCGCTATCAGCCTCGAAACCACCAAGTGGGAAGTAGCTGATGCTGACAAGGAATTCAGATGGCTCAAGTCGGCTGTTTCTTCATCCGAGAAGGAATATGAACAGATCAGTAGGAGGACAAACGACATCAAACATGAATTGGATGATGAAAG gagggagaagaagaagcttgaggaAGAGCTGATGGAGTTGAACAAGGAGCTTGAAGAGTTGGGTTCTGAGAGTGTAGAAGCTGCGATAGTGAGACTCCAGGAAGAAGTTAAGAATTGCAAAAACATCCTCAAATGCGGCGTTTGTTTTGATCGGCCTAAAGAG GTGGTAATTGTGAAATGTTATCATCTCTTCTGCCAGCAATGCATCCAACGTAGCTTAGAGATCCGACACCGGAAATGTCCAGGTTGTGGTACTGCCTTTGGCCAGAGCGACGTCCGGCTTGTCAAAATGTAA